In Stenotrophomonas sp. ESTM1D_MKCIP4_1, a single genomic region encodes these proteins:
- a CDS encoding MacB family efflux pump subunit: MSTKAPLLRLRDLRREFPAGDDVIAVLRDVNLDIHAGEMVAIVGQSGSGKSTLMNILGCLDRPTRGSYQVAGRETGKMEPDELAELRRGHFGFIFQRYHLLGDLDARGNVEVPAVYAGSPGPTRNARAEQLLQRLGLHDRMHHKPGQLSGGQQQRVSIARALMNGGEVILADEPTGALDTKSGEEVMAILGELHAEGHTIIIVTHDMSVAEHAQRIIEIRDGEIIADRANPKAPDYRAQRQPSTDVAHGSSWRAARDRFTEAFRMALLAMNAHRLRTFLTMLGIIIGIASVVSVVALGNGSQQQILQNISALGTNTIDVYPGRGFGDMRSARVQTLKASDADALALQSYVDSATPSVSTSVTARYRNQSATAQISGVGEQYFRVKGVTLLSGSFFDSDAIRGLAQEAVIDENTKTQFFPDSDPIGQVILLGNVPVRVVGVAKKQSFGFGGSTSLGVFVPYTTVMSRMLGQRYVSSITVRVNDETPMDAAQEAITRLLTLRHGTEDFFLSNSAEIRETIEQTTRTMTLLIGAIAAIALLVGGIGVMNIMLVSVTERTREIGVRMAVGARQSDIRQQFLIEAVLVCLIGGVLGIGLALLLGVLIGHFSSNFQVVFSTASIIAAFACSTLIGVAFGFLPARNAAQLDPVEALARE, from the coding sequence ATGAGCACGAAGGCGCCCCTGCTGCGCCTGCGCGACCTGCGCCGCGAATTCCCGGCCGGCGACGATGTCATCGCCGTGCTGCGCGACGTCAACCTGGACATCCACGCCGGTGAAATGGTGGCCATCGTCGGCCAGTCCGGTTCGGGCAAGTCCACGCTGATGAACATCCTGGGCTGCCTGGACCGCCCGACGCGCGGCAGCTACCAGGTGGCCGGCCGCGAGACCGGGAAGATGGAGCCGGACGAGCTGGCCGAACTGCGCCGCGGACATTTCGGCTTCATCTTCCAGCGCTACCACCTGCTGGGCGACCTCGATGCGCGCGGCAACGTGGAAGTACCGGCGGTGTATGCCGGCAGCCCCGGCCCGACCCGCAACGCGCGCGCCGAGCAGCTGCTGCAGCGGCTGGGCCTGCACGACCGCATGCACCACAAGCCGGGCCAGCTCTCCGGCGGCCAGCAGCAGCGCGTGTCGATCGCCCGTGCCCTGATGAACGGCGGCGAGGTGATCCTGGCCGACGAACCGACCGGCGCGCTGGACACGAAATCCGGTGAGGAAGTGATGGCCATCCTCGGCGAGCTGCATGCCGAAGGCCACACCATCATCATCGTCACCCACGACATGAGCGTGGCCGAACACGCCCAGCGCATCATCGAGATCCGCGATGGCGAGATCATCGCCGACCGTGCCAATCCGAAGGCGCCGGACTACCGTGCGCAGCGCCAGCCCAGCACCGACGTCGCCCATGGCAGCAGCTGGCGGGCAGCCCGCGACCGCTTCACCGAAGCGTTCCGGATGGCCCTGCTGGCGATGAACGCGCACCGCCTGCGCACCTTCCTCACCATGCTCGGCATCATCATCGGCATCGCCTCGGTGGTGTCGGTGGTCGCCCTGGGCAATGGCTCGCAGCAGCAGATCCTGCAGAACATCAGCGCCCTGGGCACCAACACCATCGATGTCTATCCCGGCCGCGGTTTCGGTGACATGCGCTCGGCACGCGTGCAGACGCTCAAGGCCAGCGACGCCGATGCACTGGCGCTGCAGAGCTACGTGGACAGCGCCACGCCCAGCGTGTCGACCTCGGTCACCGCGCGCTACCGCAACCAGTCGGCCACCGCGCAGATCAGTGGCGTGGGCGAGCAGTATTTCCGGGTGAAAGGCGTGACCCTGCTCAGCGGCAGCTTCTTCGACAGCGATGCGATCCGTGGCCTGGCCCAGGAAGCGGTGATCGACGAGAACACGAAGACCCAGTTCTTCCCGGACAGTGATCCGATCGGCCAGGTGATCCTGCTCGGCAACGTGCCGGTGCGCGTGGTCGGCGTGGCCAAGAAACAGAGCTTCGGTTTCGGCGGCAGCACCAGCCTGGGCGTGTTCGTGCCCTACACCACGGTGATGTCGCGCATGCTCGGGCAGCGCTACGTGTCCAGCATCACAGTGCGCGTCAACGATGAAACGCCGATGGATGCGGCGCAGGAAGCGATCACCCGGCTGCTGACCCTGCGCCACGGCACCGAGGATTTCTTCCTCAGCAACAGCGCCGAGATCCGCGAGACCATCGAACAGACCACCCGCACGATGACCCTGCTGATCGGTGCCATCGCCGCCATTGCCCTGCTGGTCGGTGGCATCGGCGTGATGAACATCATGCTGGTGTCGGTGACCGAACGTACCCGTGAGATCGGCGTGCGCATGGCCGTGGGTGCGCGGCAGAGCGACATCCGCCAGCAGTTCCTGATCGAAGCGGTGCTGGTGTGCCTGATCGGCGGCGTTCTGGGCATCGGCCTGGCCCTGCTGCTGGGCGTGTTGATCGGCCATTTCTCCAGCAACTTCCAGGTGGTGTTCTCGACCGCTTCCATCATTGCCGCGTTCGCCTGCTCGACCCTGATCGGCGTGGCATTTGGTTTCCTCCCCGCACGCAATGCCGCCCAGCTCGACCCGGTGGAGGCCCTGGCCCGCGAATGA
- a CDS encoding ligand-binding sensor domain-containing diguanylate cyclase yields the protein MGGQGAGRRLAGRHPEHGIGRLLRLGVLWLWLLLAAPLAAQTIAPPLRDYAIDVWTSRNGLPHNSLRDIAQTPEGHLWFATWEGLVRYNGLDFTVFDRSTRPGLRDNGIGALLVDRQGGLWISDSRGNVTYRSADGQWRVWEHQANTPEVLIQSMQMDSQGRLWLLYEGKGIAYLTPETGVVYEPPPPDLPLAMSFTKLMVDAQDRVWIGTLDGLVLRDNDGQLKRAPAEWGVGKGLTWPYRAPDGALWIVAGERLYRVEDDRLVLVHSLPGQLHMTAMLQDRHGDLWLGTENQGLLRISSHGLERLPAGLNLPGGRVVSLREDAEGSIWVGANGGLYRLRETLFSSYTERDGLSGDYVRTVFEDRDRKLWVGSASGLDQQTADGRFRAMPLHNRGGKAASVLSLAQGPDGDLWVGTFGDGVYRLRADGSLRHNYDAADGMPGGNIRAISIDPSGVVWAGTQKGVVRVDGNRVRVSNVPGMPDGLITALEHDHQGNLWIGTIEGIRVLRGDHVQSIDLAPMGGGRSVFGFHQIGDAMWISSDRGLYRWYHDRLSRVGLEQGMPVDAVFQLVPDRLGNVWISSNRGVLRTDMATLNAVADGRALRVTVERYNEIDGMANAQANGSSGPSAILRQDGSFWVVTAGGLSMVDPQRLQRFRERPAPPAAIENVQVDGAQVHWEGAERNLIPGGRRLAVSFVGLSYLMSDRIRYRTRLDGLDAGWVERGPQRSVEFVGLPPGDYTLHVAASHPGGAWGQQEAVWSFTVEPFWWQRHSVQALIGLLLLGALVALYRFLLQQYKASNLRLARRVDEATFDLQAQTVHLQALNQEKTELAERLARQAEAFERQAREDALTGLANRRGFDETLARDFARSQRSGHPLSLVVLDIDHFKDVNDTYSHSIGDLVLKEVAEVIAAACRDSDLPARTGGEEFALLLNDTRLEEAAQVCARLRGLFHDHPDWAGVKGLRVTFSAGLVELAADDRTPALLYQRADRALYRAKSDGRDRTSIG from the coding sequence ATGGGCGGGCAGGGGGCTGGCAGGCGCCTGGCGGGGCGCCACCCGGAACACGGCATCGGTCGCCTGCTGCGGCTCGGCGTGCTGTGGCTGTGGCTGCTGCTGGCTGCGCCGCTGGCCGCGCAGACCATCGCGCCTCCCCTGCGCGATTACGCCATCGACGTGTGGACCTCGCGCAACGGCCTGCCGCACAACTCGCTGCGCGACATCGCCCAGACCCCGGAGGGCCACCTGTGGTTCGCCACCTGGGAAGGCCTGGTGCGCTACAACGGCCTGGATTTCACCGTGTTCGACCGCAGCACGCGTCCCGGGCTGCGCGACAACGGCATCGGTGCACTGCTGGTCGATCGCCAGGGTGGCCTGTGGATCAGTGATTCGCGCGGCAACGTGACCTACCGCAGCGCCGATGGCCAGTGGCGGGTCTGGGAACACCAGGCCAACACCCCGGAAGTGCTGATCCAGTCGATGCAGATGGACAGCCAGGGCCGCCTGTGGCTGCTCTACGAAGGCAAGGGCATTGCCTACCTGACCCCTGAAACCGGCGTGGTCTACGAGCCACCGCCGCCGGATCTGCCGCTGGCGATGAGTTTCACCAAGCTGATGGTCGATGCCCAGGACCGGGTCTGGATCGGCACCCTCGACGGGCTGGTCCTGCGCGACAACGACGGCCAGCTCAAGCGCGCGCCAGCCGAATGGGGCGTCGGCAAGGGCCTGACCTGGCCTTACCGCGCACCCGATGGCGCGTTGTGGATCGTCGCCGGCGAGCGCCTGTATAGGGTCGAGGATGACCGCCTGGTGCTGGTCCACAGCCTGCCCGGGCAGCTGCACATGACCGCGATGCTGCAGGACCGCCATGGTGATCTGTGGCTGGGTACCGAGAACCAGGGCCTGCTGCGCATTTCCAGCCACGGACTGGAGCGCCTTCCGGCCGGCCTGAACCTGCCCGGTGGCCGGGTGGTCAGCCTGCGCGAGGACGCCGAGGGCAGCATCTGGGTAGGCGCCAATGGCGGGCTGTACCGCCTGCGCGAAACGCTGTTCAGCAGCTACACCGAACGCGATGGGCTGAGCGGTGATTACGTGCGCACCGTATTCGAGGACCGCGACCGGAAGCTGTGGGTGGGCAGCGCCAGTGGCCTGGACCAGCAGACCGCGGACGGCCGCTTCCGCGCGATGCCACTGCACAACCGCGGTGGCAAGGCGGCGTCGGTGCTGAGCCTGGCCCAGGGCCCCGATGGCGACCTCTGGGTGGGCACCTTCGGCGACGGCGTCTACCGCCTGCGTGCCGATGGCAGCCTGCGCCACAACTACGACGCGGCCGATGGCATGCCCGGCGGCAACATCCGCGCCATCAGCATCGACCCGTCCGGCGTGGTCTGGGCCGGCACGCAGAAGGGCGTGGTGCGGGTCGACGGCAACCGGGTCCGGGTGTCGAACGTGCCGGGGATGCCCGATGGCCTGATCACCGCGCTGGAACACGACCACCAGGGCAACCTGTGGATCGGCACCATCGAAGGCATCCGCGTGCTGCGCGGCGACCATGTGCAGTCCATCGACCTTGCACCGATGGGCGGCGGCCGCAGCGTGTTCGGCTTCCACCAGATCGGTGACGCCATGTGGATCAGCAGCGACCGCGGCCTGTACCGCTGGTACCACGATCGCCTGTCACGGGTCGGCCTGGAGCAGGGCATGCCGGTCGACGCGGTGTTCCAGCTGGTGCCCGACCGTTTGGGCAATGTCTGGATCAGCAGCAACCGGGGCGTGCTGCGTACCGACATGGCTACCCTGAATGCCGTGGCTGACGGCCGCGCACTGCGGGTGACGGTGGAGCGTTACAACGAGATCGACGGCATGGCCAACGCACAGGCCAATGGCAGTTCCGGGCCGTCGGCGATCCTGCGCCAGGATGGCTCCTTCTGGGTGGTGACCGCCGGCGGCCTGAGCATGGTGGATCCGCAGCGCCTGCAGCGCTTCCGCGAACGCCCCGCGCCGCCTGCGGCCATCGAGAACGTGCAGGTCGATGGCGCACAGGTGCATTGGGAAGGGGCCGAGCGCAACCTGATTCCCGGCGGGCGCCGGCTGGCGGTGAGCTTTGTCGGCCTCAGCTACCTGATGTCCGACCGCATCCGTTACCGCACGCGCCTGGACGGGCTGGACGCCGGCTGGGTCGAACGCGGCCCGCAGCGCAGCGTCGAGTTCGTGGGGCTGCCGCCGGGCGATTACACCCTGCACGTGGCTGCCTCGCACCCTGGTGGTGCCTGGGGCCAGCAGGAAGCGGTCTGGAGCTTCACCGTCGAACCGTTCTGGTGGCAGCGGCACAGCGTGCAGGCGCTGATCGGCCTGCTGCTGCTGGGCGCGCTGGTGGCGCTGTACCGCTTCCTGCTGCAGCAGTACAAGGCAAGCAACCTGCGCCTGGCGCGGCGCGTGGACGAAGCCACCTTCGACCTTCAGGCCCAGACGGTGCACCTGCAGGCGCTGAACCAGGAGAAGACCGAGCTGGCCGAGCGCCTGGCGCGGCAGGCCGAAGCCTTCGAGCGGCAGGCCCGCGAAGATGCGCTCACCGGCCTGGCCAACCGCCGTGGCTTCGACGAAACGCTGGCGCGTGACTTCGCCCGCTCACAGCGCAGTGGTCACCCGTTGAGCCTGGTGGTGCTGGACATCGACCACTTCAAGGACGTCAACGATACCTACAGCCACAGCATCGGCGACCTAGTACTGAAGGAAGTGGCCGAAGTGATTGCTGCCGCCTGCCGTGATTCCGACCTGCCGGCGCGTACCGGCGGCGAAGAGTTCGCGCTGCTGCTCAATGACACGCGCCTGGAAGAAGCGGCGCAGGTCTGCGCGCGCCTGCGCGGCCTGTTCCATGACCATCCGGACTGGGCCGGGGTGAAGGGCCTGCGCGTGACCTTCAGTGCGGGGCTGGTGGAACTGGCGGCTGATGATCGCACCCCGGCGCTGCTGTACCAGCGCGCCGACCGTGCGCTGTACCGCGCCAAGAGTGACGGCCGCGACCGTACCAGCATCGGGTGA
- a CDS encoding efflux RND transporter periplasmic adaptor subunit, giving the protein MISRLLPASRRGRLILIVLLVVIAAAVAWWLLRKPAAPALATTPVSRGDIEQTVEATGVIDAYKLVSVGAQASGQIKSLKVQLGDTVKEGDLIAEIDATTQQNQVLNAQASLDQVIAQRAVQQASLRQAELDFARQKEMLAAEATSRQEYDAAEATLKTARAQLQSYEAQIKGRETELGTARANLAYTRITAPMDGTVVAVVAEEGRTVNANQTAPTIVMLARLDVVTVNAEVSEADVVKIKAGMPVYFTTLGDPDRKYHATLRQINPAPSSIANESSSSSSSSSSSSSSSAVYYNALFDVENPDGTLRIDMTAQVSVLLQQAKGVLLVPAVALGPKTRDGERVVRVVDEQGQPQPRKVKVGINNGASAQIVSGLKEGDRVVVGEGGAAAASSGTGNRGSGAMRMGPPGGMGPRR; this is encoded by the coding sequence GTGATCTCCCGCCTGTTGCCCGCGTCCCGCCGGGGCCGCCTGATCCTGATCGTCCTGCTTGTCGTGATCGCTGCAGCCGTAGCCTGGTGGCTGCTGCGCAAGCCCGCCGCACCGGCCCTGGCCACCACCCCGGTCAGCCGCGGCGACATCGAACAGACGGTGGAAGCCACCGGCGTGATCGATGCCTACAAGCTGGTGAGCGTCGGTGCGCAGGCCTCCGGCCAGATCAAATCGCTGAAGGTGCAGCTGGGCGATACGGTGAAGGAAGGCGACCTGATCGCCGAGATCGACGCCACCACCCAGCAGAACCAGGTGCTCAACGCGCAGGCCTCGCTGGACCAGGTCATCGCCCAGCGGGCCGTGCAGCAGGCCAGCCTGCGCCAGGCCGAACTGGATTTCGCCCGGCAGAAGGAAATGCTGGCCGCCGAGGCCACCTCGCGCCAGGAATACGATGCCGCCGAGGCCACGCTGAAGACGGCCCGTGCCCAGCTGCAGTCGTACGAAGCGCAGATCAAGGGCCGCGAAACCGAACTCGGCACCGCCCGTGCCAACCTGGCCTACACCCGCATCACCGCGCCGATGGACGGCACCGTGGTGGCGGTGGTGGCCGAAGAAGGCCGTACGGTCAATGCCAACCAGACCGCGCCGACCATCGTCATGCTGGCGCGGCTGGACGTAGTGACCGTCAATGCCGAGGTGTCCGAGGCCGACGTGGTCAAGATCAAGGCCGGCATGCCGGTGTACTTCACCACCCTGGGCGACCCGGACCGCAAGTACCACGCCACGCTGCGCCAGATCAATCCGGCGCCGTCGTCCATCGCCAATGAAAGCTCGTCCAGCTCCAGCAGTTCCTCCAGCTCCAGCTCCAGCAGCGCGGTGTACTACAACGCCCTGTTCGACGTGGAAAACCCCGATGGCACCCTGCGCATCGACATGACCGCGCAGGTGTCGGTGCTCTTGCAGCAGGCCAAGGGCGTGCTGCTGGTGCCGGCGGTGGCGCTGGGCCCGAAGACCCGTGACGGCGAGCGCGTGGTGCGCGTGGTCGACGAACAGGGCCAGCCACAGCCGCGCAAGGTCAAGGTCGGCATCAACAACGGGGCCTCCGCGCAGATCGTGTCCGGGCTGAAGGAAGGCGACCGCGTGGTGGTCGGCGAAGGCGGCGCGGCAGCCGCCAGCAGCGGCACCGGCAACCGCGGCAGTGGCGCAATGCGGATGGGCCCGCCCGGTGGCATGGGCCCGCGCCGATGA
- a CDS encoding efflux transporter outer membrane subunit, with protein sequence MKIMTRLTSPVPSRLLLAGAVLLALSGCASVGRYPIQDPAVAATYGRGDATLNAPADDPRSGLDTPGRDIRQDTWWTGFGDARLDRLVAQALSANSDLGAAGLAVQRARLQAGLASNALWPQPSSSGVSASGSRPTDQAADWSRGYSTGVSLSWEIDLWGRLRTERDIARWEAQASEEDRQNTALLVIGDTINQYWSLAYLNQSIASGEANLQRLERTRDLVQARFDAGAVSRLEVRQALQNLESQRSAQSALEQQRVEVRNALTVLLDGTPWPQQDEPQDLQAARSPGIDEGLPADLLGRRPDLRAAELRLRNSLKTIKVTATQYYPALSLTGSLGSSATSLGDVLRNPVATLGAGLSLPFLNLQRAQLDTDIAGTAYQIAATNFRKTLYTALSEVDNALSAREQLARQVAASQASYDQAVEVERAQEVRYRVGATDLRTWLEAQQTRRDAELSLARVRQSQLSNDVTLFKALGGSAG encoded by the coding sequence ATGAAGATCATGACCCGACTGACCTCCCCTGTTCCTTCCCGCCTGCTGCTGGCCGGCGCCGTTCTGCTTGCACTGTCCGGCTGCGCCTCGGTGGGGCGCTACCCGATCCAGGACCCCGCCGTGGCGGCCACCTATGGCCGTGGCGATGCGACGCTCAATGCGCCGGCCGACGACCCGCGCAGCGGCCTGGATACGCCGGGCCGCGACATCCGCCAGGACACCTGGTGGACCGGCTTCGGCGATGCGCGCCTGGACCGCCTGGTGGCACAGGCACTGTCCGCCAACAGCGACCTGGGTGCCGCCGGCCTGGCGGTGCAGCGCGCACGCCTGCAGGCCGGCCTGGCCAGCAATGCACTGTGGCCGCAGCCGTCGTCATCCGGCGTAAGTGCCAGCGGCAGCCGCCCGACCGACCAGGCGGCGGATTGGAGCCGCGGCTATTCCACCGGCGTGTCGCTGTCGTGGGAGATCGACCTGTGGGGCCGCCTGCGCACCGAGCGCGACATCGCCCGCTGGGAAGCACAGGCCAGCGAAGAAGACCGGCAGAACACCGCACTGCTGGTGATCGGCGACACGATCAACCAGTACTGGTCGCTGGCCTACCTCAACCAGTCCATCGCCAGTGGCGAGGCCAACCTGCAGCGGCTGGAACGCACCCGCGACCTGGTCCAGGCCCGCTTCGACGCCGGTGCGGTATCGCGGCTGGAAGTGCGCCAGGCCTTGCAGAATCTGGAATCGCAGCGCTCGGCACAGAGCGCGCTGGAGCAGCAGCGGGTGGAAGTGCGCAATGCGCTGACCGTGCTGCTGGATGGCACGCCCTGGCCACAGCAGGACGAACCGCAGGACCTGCAGGCGGCGCGCAGCCCCGGCATCGACGAAGGCCTGCCGGCCGACCTTCTGGGCCGCCGCCCCGACCTGCGCGCGGCCGAACTGCGCCTGCGCAACAGCCTGAAGACGATCAAGGTGACCGCCACCCAGTACTACCCGGCGCTGAGCCTGACCGGCAGCCTGGGTTCAAGTGCGACCTCGCTGGGCGATGTGCTGCGCAACCCGGTGGCCACCCTCGGCGCCGGCCTGTCGCTGCCCTTCCTCAACCTGCAGCGTGCACAGCTGGATACCGACATCGCCGGTACCGCCTACCAGATTGCCGCAACCAACTTCCGCAAGACGCTGTACACGGCACTTTCGGAGGTGGACAACGCGCTGTCCGCGCGTGAGCAGCTGGCGCGCCAGGTGGCGGCCTCGCAGGCGTCCTATGACCAGGCGGTGGAAGTGGAGCGCGCACAGGAGGTGCGTTACCGCGTGGGCGCCACCGACCTGCGCACCTGGCTGGAAGCGCAGCAGACCCGCCGCGATGCCGAGCTGTCTCTGGCACGCGTGCGGCAGAGCCAGCTGAGCAACGACGTGACCCTGTTCAAGGCCCTCGGCGGCAGCGCGGGGTAA
- a CDS encoding response regulator has protein sequence METENPMHRLLIVDDDNDIRTLLAEQLGRAGYLVSTAADGTSMRQLLEREHVDLIVLDLNLPREDGLTLCRDLRARSNTPVIMLTARAEPIDRVLGLEMGADDYLAKPFEPRELLARIRNVLRRTEALPANLEPLAVRRARFSRWIFDLEHRHLVDPDGRVVVLSGAEFRLLRVFIAHANKVLSREQLVALSSGRNYEAQDRAIDLQVSRLRNKLADDGGPDGLIKTVRNEGYVLASAVNLE, from the coding sequence ATGGAGACCGAAAACCCGATGCATCGCCTGTTGATCGTCGATGACGACAATGACATCCGCACCCTGCTGGCCGAACAGCTGGGTCGCGCCGGCTATCTGGTCAGCACCGCGGCCGATGGCACCAGCATGCGGCAGCTGCTGGAACGCGAACACGTGGACCTGATCGTGCTCGACCTCAACCTGCCGCGCGAAGATGGCCTGACCCTGTGCCGCGACCTGCGCGCGCGCTCGAACACCCCGGTGATCATGCTGACCGCGCGTGCCGAGCCGATCGACCGCGTGCTGGGCCTGGAAATGGGCGCCGACGACTACCTGGCCAAGCCGTTCGAGCCGCGCGAGCTGCTGGCGCGCATCCGCAACGTCCTGCGCCGGACCGAAGCCCTGCCGGCCAACCTGGAGCCGCTGGCGGTGCGCCGCGCACGCTTCTCGCGCTGGATCTTCGACCTTGAGCACCGCCACCTGGTGGATCCGGATGGCCGCGTGGTGGTGCTGTCCGGCGCCGAGTTCCGCCTGCTGCGGGTGTTCATCGCCCATGCCAACAAGGTGCTCTCGCGTGAGCAGCTGGTCGCGCTCAGCAGCGGCCGCAACTACGAGGCGCAGGACCGCGCGATCGACCTGCAGGTCAGCCGGCTGCGCAACAAGCTGGCCGACGATGGCGGGCCCGATGGCCTGATCAAGACCGTGCGCAACGAAGGCTATGTGCTGGCCTCGGCCGTCAACCTGGAATAA
- a CDS encoding ATP-binding protein, translated as MKRLRHFLSSMVGRLFVILLLGMSVAAIGATLLATSKRQQDFERQNLNRVADRLQGYVNMLDGNPELRERLLETGGPSVRALQPGARLGREDTALMEVLDDRPGPVSRAHVHFTSFRSCIPKLQELLPPPPPGNRRPPRERDPSFIPPKCRAVDVVLSDGTTLKLALDSPAVAHNGILAVDPLFLTMLVLAIAVLAYTVSRIASAPLQELASAAEELGDDLQRAPLPLRGPREVQRAAEAFNAMQQRLQRHLAERTQMLAAITHDLQTPLTRLRLRLENVTDELLRERLIGDLAAMQALVREGLELARSAESAEQRAALDLDSLLESIVEDTAEAGADVAFEGGSGAVLMLRPLAMHRLFSNLVDNAVMYAERVRVRVDRSGGAITVVVADDGPGLADDQLEAVFDPFVRVETSRSRQTGGAGLGLTIARALAEKDGARLWLRNRPEGGLEAVVQWPAGTPVAAR; from the coding sequence ATGAAGCGCCTGCGCCACTTCCTGTCCTCGATGGTGGGGCGCCTGTTCGTGATCCTGCTGCTGGGCATGTCGGTGGCCGCGATCGGTGCGACCCTGCTGGCCACCTCCAAGCGCCAGCAGGATTTCGAGCGGCAGAACCTCAACCGCGTCGCCGATCGCCTGCAGGGTTACGTCAACATGCTGGACGGCAACCCGGAGCTGCGTGAGCGGTTGCTGGAAACCGGCGGCCCCAGCGTGCGTGCGCTGCAGCCCGGCGCACGCCTGGGCCGTGAAGACACCGCGCTGATGGAAGTGCTGGATGACCGCCCGGGACCGGTATCGCGCGCCCACGTGCACTTCACCTCGTTCCGCTCGTGCATTCCCAAGCTTCAGGAACTGCTGCCGCCACCGCCGCCGGGCAACCGACGGCCTCCGCGCGAACGCGATCCGTCCTTCATCCCGCCCAAGTGCCGGGCCGTGGATGTGGTGCTCAGTGATGGGACGACGCTGAAGCTGGCGCTGGATTCGCCCGCGGTGGCGCACAACGGCATCCTTGCGGTGGATCCCCTGTTCCTGACGATGCTGGTGCTGGCCATTGCCGTGCTGGCTTACACGGTGTCGCGCATAGCCAGCGCGCCGCTGCAGGAGCTCGCGTCGGCGGCCGAGGAGCTGGGCGATGACCTGCAGCGTGCCCCGTTGCCGCTGCGTGGCCCGCGCGAAGTGCAGCGTGCGGCCGAAGCGTTCAACGCCATGCAGCAGCGGCTGCAGCGGCATCTTGCCGAACGCACGCAGATGCTGGCGGCCATCACCCACGATCTGCAGACCCCGCTGACCCGGCTGCGGCTGCGCCTGGAGAACGTCACCGACGAGCTGCTGCGTGAGCGCCTGATCGGTGATCTGGCGGCGATGCAGGCGCTGGTGCGCGAAGGCCTGGAACTGGCGCGCAGCGCCGAGAGCGCCGAACAGCGTGCCGCGCTGGATCTGGATTCGCTGCTGGAAAGCATCGTGGAGGACACGGCCGAGGCCGGCGCCGACGTGGCCTTTGAAGGCGGCAGTGGCGCGGTGCTGATGCTGCGGCCCCTGGCCATGCATCGCCTGTTCTCCAACCTGGTGGACAACGCCGTGATGTACGCCGAGCGCGTGCGGGTTCGGGTGGACCGCAGCGGCGGCGCGATCACCGTGGTCGTGGCCGACGACGGTCCGGGCCTGGCCGATGACCAGCTTGAAGCGGTCTTTGACCCGTTCGTACGGGTTGAAACGTCACGCTCGCGGCAGACCGGCGGTGCGGGCCTGGGCCTGACCATCGCCCGCGCGCTAGCGGAGAAGGACGGCGCGCGGCTGTGGCTGCGCAACCGCCCCGAGGGGGGACTGGAAGCGGTGGTGCAGTGGCCGGCCGGAACCCCGGTCGCCGCGCGCTGA
- the rlmB gene encoding 23S rRNA (guanosine(2251)-2'-O)-methyltransferase RlmB, protein MSKNSQWIVGVNAVASSIENDADNVREVLVEAGAKNPRLVEIEENARRKGIDVRKVNTQALDGVGGSVRHQGVAARYAAARTYSENELEGLVTAAEGKALLLVLDEVQDPHNLGACLRSAAAAGATAVIIPKDKSATVNATVRKTSAGAADLIPVVAVTNLSRCLKDLQKQGVWIYGLAGEATASLYQLDLKGNIALVLGGEADGLRRLTRENCDGLVKIPMPGEIESLNVSVAAGVSLFEAVRQRG, encoded by the coding sequence ATGAGCAAGAACAGCCAGTGGATCGTCGGCGTCAACGCCGTCGCCTCCTCCATCGAGAACGACGCCGACAACGTCCGCGAAGTGCTGGTCGAGGCCGGTGCAAAGAACCCGCGCCTGGTCGAAATCGAGGAAAACGCCCGCCGCAAGGGCATCGACGTGCGCAAGGTGAACACCCAGGCGCTGGACGGTGTCGGCGGTTCGGTGCGCCACCAGGGCGTGGCGGCGCGCTATGCCGCGGCCCGCACCTACAGCGAGAACGAGCTGGAAGGCCTGGTCACCGCGGCCGAGGGCAAGGCCCTGCTGCTGGTGCTGGACGAGGTGCAGGATCCGCACAACCTGGGCGCCTGCCTGCGTTCGGCCGCTGCGGCGGGTGCCACGGCGGTGATCATTCCCAAGGACAAGTCGGCCACGGTCAATGCCACCGTGCGCAAGACCTCGGCCGGTGCTGCCGACCTCATTCCGGTGGTGGCGGTGACCAACCTGTCGCGCTGCCTGAAGGATCTGCAGAAGCAGGGTGTATGGATCTATGGCCTGGCCGGTGAAGCCACCGCCTCGCTGTACCAGCTGGACCTGAAGGGCAACATCGCCCTGGTGCTGGGCGGCGAAGCCGATGGCCTGCGCCGCCTGACCCGCGAGAACTGCGATGGCCTGGTCAAGATCCCGATGCCGGGCGAGATCGAGAGCCTGAACGTGTCCGTCGCCGCCGGCGTCAGCCTGTTCGAGGCCGTGCGCCAGCGCGGTTGA